A window from Dioscorea cayenensis subsp. rotundata cultivar TDr96_F1 chromosome 10, TDr96_F1_v2_PseudoChromosome.rev07_lg8_w22 25.fasta, whole genome shotgun sequence encodes these proteins:
- the LOC120270308 gene encoding cAMP-dependent protein kinase catalytic subunit-like, translating into MEIEIWDRRREQATRLLRFCQGGDGGRSHIDRHHHAAVLCLVLDYLVVVFGESKKSVEEELIEAKDSDDVWILKHSASLELKAVDLCEKDDVFIRDQARFYAIEVIVVLEYMHGVRLIHQDIKPENLRVTFDGHIKFADFDNVKPTKDSRIHVPPNAAN; encoded by the exons ATGGAGATCGAGATCTGGGATCggagaagagaacaagcaaCGCGACTTCTTAGGTTCTGCCAGGGTGGTGACGGCGGCAGAAGCCATATAGATCGTCACCACCACGCTGCTGTCCTCTGTCTTGTCCTTGATTATCTCGTGGTAGTGTTTGGAGAGAGCAAAAAGAGTGTGGAAGAGGAACTAATAGAGGCGAAGGACTCCGACGATGTTTGGATTCTCAA ACACAGTGCAAGCCTGGAGTTAAAGGCCGTCGACCTCTGCGAGAAAGACGATGTCTTCATCAGAGACCAAGCTCGCTTTTATGCTATAGAAGTCATTGTTGTTTTGGAATACATGCATGGTGTAAGATTAATCCATCAAGATATCAAGCCGGAGAATTTGCGAGTCACCTTTGACGGTCATATCAAGTTTGCTGATTTCGACAATGTGAAGCCAACAAAGGATAGTCGAATCCATGTTCCCCCAAATGCTGCAAACTAA